In a single window of the Prochlorococcus marinus str. AS9601 genome:
- a CDS encoding PAP/fibrillin family protein codes for METENDLLNLLLKSPNSESIRNFAEQLEIDHNFSFTKDRNDLQGVWELRWSSSNSPFLKYSPFIDNLQFLDPLNLNGLNLLKPRGIKSIIGTGILIRFNYINEKKIGVKFTHAGVIGPKFGRKNFKAMKEINNEQLGWLEITYLSNKLRICRGDKGTLFVLRKINSPTLFNNFKEFIKIY; via the coding sequence ATGGAAACCGAAAATGATTTATTAAATTTACTTCTTAAATCTCCAAATTCAGAGAGTATACGTAATTTTGCCGAACAACTTGAAATTGATCATAATTTTTCCTTTACCAAAGATAGAAATGATTTGCAGGGTGTTTGGGAGCTTAGGTGGAGTAGTTCTAATAGCCCTTTTTTAAAATATTCTCCTTTTATTGATAACCTTCAATTTCTTGACCCCTTAAATTTAAATGGTCTTAATTTACTTAAACCTAGAGGAATAAAATCAATTATTGGTACTGGCATTTTAATAAGATTTAATTACATAAATGAAAAAAAAATTGGGGTCAAATTTACACATGCCGGTGTTATTGGCCCTAAATTTGGAAGAAAAAATTTTAAGGCTATGAAAGAAATAAATAATGAACAATTAGGGTGGTTAGAGATAACATATTTAAGCAATAAGCTTAGAATCTGTAGAGGTGATAAAGGAACTTTATTTGTTTTAAGAAAAATAAATTCACCGACTTTATTCAATAATTTCAAGGAATTTATTAAAATCTATTAA